In one window of Candidatus Eisenbacteria bacterium DNA:
- a CDS encoding S9 family peptidase, which translates to MSTLILTSSLLAIVVTSLDAATPPPLIPRSVLFANPRVNDPVLSPDGLRLAWCEADAQGRLRPRVVTLGARDTVSYLETERADVQAVEWAGDGRHLLYRLDQNGDENWHLWALDTRTGKTRDLTPFRGVRAEDFWVSAKVPNEVLVGLNRRDARLFDVHRIDLTTGKITLEATNPGHVVSWAVDRDFKVRAAVALDPRTSDTILLGRSKGDTAWRALQSWAFANASSDRYQRILGFRADGEAIYVQHPIARNTTRISELPMRGMRERELTSSNPEADIWNIADFAGASSRAAVLLNPRTGRPEAWATYALKPEWKAIDAALAPDLEALGAQNGGVFQVVSRDTSAQRWVVYYERDTAGGLFVLYERATRTSTPLFVSRPELAGLSLSPMQALRIPARDRASLPCYLTLPVGEPATGLPMVVLVHGGPWHRDEWVFDPMVQWLANRGYAVLQVNFRGSTGFGVQWLNAGDLQLGPGRMLQDVVDAARWVAREGIADSTRMGIMGGSYGGYATLSALAFFPGTFACGIDEVGPSDMKTLISSFPPYWAARKQRWLNRVGDVLSDSTLNRSISPLYHADAIRAPLLIGHGVNDPRVKLAESTAIVKALRARKGEVEFVVYPDEGHGIGKPANATDFAARIERFLATHLKGRAEPWKDTPGTSAQIR; encoded by the coding sequence CCACGCGTCGTGACGCTCGGCGCACGCGACACCGTTTCGTATCTCGAAACCGAGCGCGCCGACGTGCAGGCGGTGGAATGGGCAGGCGACGGGCGCCACCTGCTCTATCGGCTCGATCAGAACGGTGACGAGAACTGGCACCTGTGGGCGCTCGATACCCGCACCGGAAAGACGCGCGATCTGACGCCGTTTCGCGGCGTACGGGCCGAAGACTTCTGGGTGAGCGCAAAGGTACCGAACGAAGTTCTGGTCGGACTCAATCGACGCGATGCGCGACTGTTCGACGTCCATCGCATCGACCTGACCACCGGAAAGATCACACTCGAAGCCACGAACCCCGGCCACGTCGTGAGCTGGGCCGTGGATCGTGATTTCAAGGTGCGCGCGGCGGTCGCGCTCGATCCTCGGACCTCCGACACCATCCTGCTCGGACGCAGCAAGGGCGATACGGCGTGGCGTGCGCTGCAGTCGTGGGCGTTCGCTAACGCGTCGAGTGATCGCTACCAGCGCATTCTCGGCTTTCGCGCCGATGGCGAGGCGATCTACGTGCAGCATCCGATCGCGCGCAACACCACGCGCATCTCCGAGCTGCCGATGCGCGGAATGCGCGAGCGCGAGCTGACCTCGTCGAACCCCGAGGCCGACATCTGGAACATCGCGGACTTCGCCGGCGCCTCGAGCCGCGCCGCGGTGCTGCTCAATCCGCGCACCGGACGCCCCGAAGCGTGGGCCACGTACGCGCTCAAGCCCGAATGGAAGGCGATCGACGCGGCGCTTGCGCCCGATCTCGAAGCGCTCGGCGCTCAGAACGGCGGCGTCTTCCAGGTCGTTTCCCGCGACACCTCCGCTCAGCGCTGGGTGGTCTACTACGAGCGCGACACCGCAGGCGGCCTCTTTGTTCTCTACGAGCGCGCCACCCGCACTTCGACGCCGTTGTTCGTCTCGCGCCCGGAACTCGCGGGGCTCAGCCTCTCGCCGATGCAGGCGCTGCGCATTCCCGCTCGCGACCGCGCCTCGCTGCCGTGCTACCTCACGCTCCCGGTCGGCGAGCCCGCGACCGGGCTTCCGATGGTGGTGCTGGTGCACGGGGGACCGTGGCATCGTGACGAGTGGGTGTTCGACCCGATGGTGCAGTGGCTCGCCAATCGCGGCTACGCCGTGTTGCAGGTGAACTTTCGCGGCTCGACCGGGTTCGGTGTCCAGTGGCTCAATGCCGGGGATCTGCAGCTCGGCCCCGGCCGCATGCTTCAGGACGTGGTCGATGCGGCGCGGTGGGTCGCCCGTGAAGGCATCGCCGATTCGACACGCATGGGGATCATGGGCGGGTCCTACGGCGGCTACGCCACGCTGTCGGCGCTCGCGTTCTTCCCCGGCACCTTCGCGTGCGGCATCGACGAAGTGGGCCCGAGCGACATGAAGACGCTGATCAGCTCGTTCCCGCCCTACTGGGCCGCGCGCAAGCAGCGCTGGCTCAATCGCGTGGGTGACGTGCTCAGTGACTCGACGCTCAACCGGAGCATCTCGCCGCTCTACCACGCCGACGCGATTCGCGCTCCGTTGCTGATCGGGCACGGCGTCAATGACCCGCGCGTGAAGCTCGCCGAGTCGACCGCGATCGTGAAGGCGCTGCGGGCACGCAAGGGCGAGGTCGAGTTCGTGGTGTATCCCGATGAAGGGCACGGCATCGGCAAGCCGGCGAATGCCACCGACTTTGCGGCCCGCATCGAGCGCTTCCTGGCCACGCACCTGAAGGGTCGCGCCGAACCGTGGAAGGACACCCCGGGCACCAGCGCGCAGATCAGGTAG